A single window of Eleginops maclovinus isolate JMC-PN-2008 ecotype Puerto Natales chromosome 19, JC_Emac_rtc_rv5, whole genome shotgun sequence DNA harbors:
- the LOC134881943 gene encoding complement component C1q receptor, producing MSMNVSLRRLLVFGYEWTTTYWSHFSPKAPRDLLGVTANLLISMAKMLWIFLLQLISSFAGFSEAEHETLCTSNACFTLHMNMVHFDEAVKNCVHNGGYLMTVRDRQEEDVLRSLLSQIQRKSPDRALTFWIGLKLHKTDCTSSNKTLRGFKWVSGNEDSNYSNWLKEPANTCTERCVQIYIKSGELLWIDRKCKSPTFYACKFYFKGMCKPLALLGPGEINYTAPFSEEPQRSDMQSFPLGTYADILCSDQQSQYSVCMGADDTYRWNVPGPLCKTGKEDCERNNGGCEHLCHQEADEVKCLCKEGYNLDEDGFSCIVKDVCGVGTCEHQCVTTESGYFCKCPDGFRLDANQRNCSDVDECQLQVCEHHLCVNTHGGYTCTCQSGYEMVAGTCIDLDECAQERCEHSCSNSIGSFSCYCNEGFSLSQDHHSCEDIDECVSSLCQFECVNTIGSFRCTCPKGFYLEINRSNCTQEVTATSASSTEEPYNEETQEKCTESLTRTTEELQHQSPHTNAPILDLVNLMPDDQENNSSTGVAEWINSRVIVCVLGSVIPLLLLVAVTKAIAIFRCHRSKKEAKKTITTDGYCWVSSGLDPRLEKLYESILTDDL from the coding sequence ATGAGCATGAATGTTAGTCTCAGACGCTTACTTGTTTTTGGCTATGAATGGACTACCACATATTGGTCGCATTTCTCCCCAAAAGCTCCCAGGGACCTTCTGGGTGTTACAGCTAATTTGTTGATCTCTATGGCGAAGATGTTGTGGAtttttctgctgcagctcatcaGCAGCTTTGCAGGGTTTTCTGAAGCTGAACATGAGACGCTGTGCACCTCCAACGCCTGCTTCACCCTGCACATGAACATGGTGCACTTTGATGAGGCCGTAAAGAACTGTGTCCACAATGGAGGATACTTGATGACAGTGAGAGACCGACAAGAAGAGGATGTGCTCCGTTCGCTTCTCTCGCAGATCCAAAGAAAAAGTCCGGACAGGGCTCTTACATTTTGGATTGGATTAAAACTGCACAAAACTGACTGCACGTCATCTAACAAGACTCTCAGGGGGTTTAAGTGGGTGTCTGGGAACGAAGATTCTAACTACTCCAACTGGTTAAAAGAACCTGCCAATACATGCACAGAGAGATGTGTACAAATTTACATCAAATCAGGTGAACTGTTATGGATCGACAGAAAGTGCAAAAGCCCTACCTTTTATGCGTGTAAGTTTTATTTCAAGGGAATGTGCAAACCTTTAGCTTTGTTGGGGCCTGGAGAAATAAACTACACAGCTCCTTTCTCAGAAGAGCCACAAAGAAGTGACATGCAATCCTTTCCCCTAGGGACATATGCAGATATTTTATGTAGTGACCAACAGTCTCAATACTCTGTGTGCATGGGGGCGGACGACACCTATCGTTGGAATGTTCCTGGTCCACTTTGCAAAACAGGAAAGGAAGACTGTGAAAGAAACAACGGTGGATGTGAACATTTGTGCCACCAGGAAGCAGATGAGGTTAAATGCTTGTGCAAAGAAGGTTACAACCTGGATGAGGATGGATTCTCTTGCATTGTGAAGGATGTGTGTGGCGTGGGCACCTGTGAGCATCAGTGCGTGACGACGGAGTCTGGGTATTTTTGCAAGTGTCCTGATGGGTTCAGACTGGATGCAAACCAACGGAACTGCTCTGACGTCGATGAGTGCcagttacaggtctgtgagcaTCATTTGTGTGTAAACACACACGGAGGTTACACCTGTACATGTCAAAGCGGCTACGAAATGGTTGCCGGTACTTGCATTGATCTGGATGAGTGTGCGCAAGAAAGATGCGAACACAGCTGCTCAAACAGTATTGGATCCTTTTCTTGTTACTGCAATGAAGGCTTCAGTTTATCCCAGGATCACCATTCGTGTGAGGACATTGATGAATGCGTCAGTAGTCTCTGTCAGTTTGAATGTGTCAATACCATCGGCAGTTTCCGGTGCACCTGTCCGAAAGGCTTCTACCTGGAGATTAACAGGTCAAACTGCACTCAGGAAGTGACAGCAACATCAGCATCTTCAACAGAGGAGCCTTACAAtgaagaaacacaagaaaaatgtacagagtCTTTAACCAGAACAACAGAGGAGCTCCAACACCAGTCCCCTCACACCAACGCGCCGATTCTGGACCTGGTGAACCTTATGCCGGACGATCAGGAGAACAACTCATCAACAGGTGTGGCTGAGTGGATCAATTCCAGGGTGATCGTCTGCGTTCTTGGTTCAGTCATTCCTCTGCTACTTTTGGTTGCAGTGACAAAGGCTATTGCAATTTTTCGGTGCCATCGGTCTAAAAAAGAAGCCAAGAAAACGATAACTACTGATGGCTACTGTTGGGTGTCCTCTGGTTTGGATCCGCGTTTAGAGAAACTTTACGAGTCGATCTTGACTGATGACCTATAG
- the LOC134881944 gene encoding thrombomodulin has translation MTAFVPVRVITMTFLISVIFLLSVETGFSTKQAGVCRPFCTGNDCITVKQDRVDFQTAEKACFDRNGSLMTFQSEADERTLDIFRDKLYGDFWIGMRLPASTCSNLSAPLRGYKWTSGSTQTTFLPSFISWKDRVEVCSPHCVSLSKDGKWTERLCSDKADGFLCRTKYKDACQAEELSDPNVILSSKGCSVGPCEHTCKDEKGGYVCFCFPGYIQDDKDPGRCKLHCGQQKCPAICDRGTDDGCLCPDGYVLSEKICEDIDECSNYGCDQHCKNTFGSFVCFCREGFTLKDHGKCVKAEGRESLVVTSPVVISVVKPAANNHTQQGAAAPAGGVVWIWITFIVAVAVIIIVIRFYVVERQKRRGKLHSAVSTFPVNNIESQIQDNS, from the coding sequence ATGACTGCTTTCGTGCCAGTGAGGGTGATTACAATGACTTTTTTGATTTCagtgatttttttattgtctgttgAGACAGGATTTAGCACAAAGCAGGCTGGTGTCTGTAGGCCTTTTTGTACAGGGAATGACTGCATAACTGTTAAACAAGACAGAGTGGACTTCCAAACAGCAGAGAAAGCATGCTTCGACAGGAATGGGTCATTAATGACATTTCAGTCAGAGGCAGATGAGAGGACTCTTGACATTTTCAGAGATAAACTGTATGGAGACTTCTGGATTGGAATGCGTTTACCCGCTTCCACCTGCAGCAACCTTTCAGCCCCACTGAGAGGCTATAAGTGGACTTCTGGTAGTACGCAAACGACCTTTCTTCCATCCTTCATCAGCTGGAAAGACCGCGTTGAGGTGTGCTCTCCACACTGTGTGTCACTTTCAAAGGATGGAAAGTGGACAGAGAGGCTGTGCTCGGACAAGGCGGATGGGTTTCTGTGCCGAACAAAGTACAAAGACGCATGCCAGGCGGAAGAACTGTCAGATCCAAATGTTATCCTAAGCTCTAAAGGCTGTTCAGTTGGTCCTTGTGAGCATACATGCAAAGATGAAAAGGGAGgttatgtatgtttttgttttccaggatATATCCAAGACGACAAGGACCCCGGGCGGTGCAAATTGCACTGTGGGCAACAGAAATGCCCTGCGATATGTGACAGAGGAACCGATGATGGGTGCTTGTGTCCCGATGGCTATGTACTTAGTGAAAAAATTTGCGAGGACATAGATGAATGTTCGAATTATGGATGTGATcaacactgtaaaaacacttttgggagttttgtgtgtttctgccgAGAAGGATTCACACTGAAAGATCACGGTAAATGTGTCAAAGCAGAAGGCAGAGAAAGTTTGGTTGTCACAAGTCCTGTTGTCATAAGTGTTGTTAAACCAGCCGCCAATAATCACACACAGCAGGGTGCTGCCGCGCCGGCGGGGGGTGTAGTCTGGATATGGATCACTTTTATCGTGGCTGTGGCCGTTATTATCATTGTGATAAGGTTTTATGTTGTGGAGCGTCAGAAGCGCAGAGGCAAACTCCATTCAGCAGTCAGCACCTTTCCTGTGAACAATATCGAGAGTCAAATACAAGATAATTcatag